In a genomic window of Phacochoerus africanus isolate WHEZ1 chromosome 6, ROS_Pafr_v1, whole genome shotgun sequence:
- the OSGIN2 gene encoding oxidative stress-induced growth inhibitor 2 isoform X1, which yields MPVWCCRCSLAGHFRNYSDTETEGEIFNSLVQYFGDNLGRKVKAMPLVEETSLLEDSSVTLPVVVIGNGPSGICLSYMLSGYRPYLSSEAIHPNTILHSKLEEARHLSIVDQDLEYLSEGLEGRSSNPVAVLFDTLLHPDADFGYDYPSVLHWKLEQHHYIPHLVLGKGPPGGAWHNMEGSMLTISFGNWMELPGLKFKDWVSTKRRNLKGDRVMPEEIARYYKHYVKVMGLQKNFRENTYITSVSRLYRDQVDNDGQDRDISTPHLQIEKSKFIKRNWEIRGYQRIAEGSHVPFCLFAENVALATGTLDSPGRLEIEGEDFPFVFHSMPEFGAAISKGKLRGKVDPVLIVGSGLTAADAVLCAYNNNVPVIHVFRRRVTDPSLIFKQLPKKLYPEYHKVYHMMCTQSYSLDSNLLSDYTSFPEHHVLSFKSDMKCILQNISGLKKIFKLSAAVVLIGSHPNLSFLKEQGCYLGHNSSQPITCKGNPVEIDAYTYECVKEANLFALGPLVGDNFVRFLKGGALGVTRCLATRQKKKQRLFVERGGGDGIA from the exons ATGCCCGTGTGGTGTTGCCGCTGCTCTCTGGCCGGTCATTTCAG aaactataGTGACACTGAAACCGAAGGAGAGATTTTTAATTCCTTAGTGCAATATTTTGGTGATAATCTGGGGCGAAAAGTTAAAGCTATGCCATTAGTTGAAGAAACTTCTTTACTTGAAGATTCATCAGTGACTTTGCCTGTGGTAGTAATAG gaaatggaCCCTCAGGAATCTGCCTTTCTTATATGCTGTCAGGCTACAGACCATATTTATCATCAGAAGCAATACATCCAAATACAATCTTACATAGTAAATTAGAAGAAGCAAGACATCTTTCCATTGTTGATCAG gACTTAGAGTATTTGTCTGAGGGCCTTGAGGGCCGATCATCCAATCCAGTTGCAGTACTTTTTGACACACTTCTTCATCCAGATGCTGACTTTGGATATGATTATCCATCTGTTTTGCATTGGAAATTAGAACAACATCATTATATTCCTCACTTAGTTCTTGGTAAAGGTCCACCTGGTGGAGCTTGGCAC AATATGGAAGGCTCCATGTTGACAATCAGCTTTGGAAACTGGATGGAGCTACCTGGACTTAAATTTAAAGATTGGGTGTCTACCAAACGAAG GAACCTAAAGGGGGATCGAGTTATGCCAGAGGAAATAGCTCGCTACTATAAGCACTATGTAAAAGTCATGGGTCTTCAGAAGAATTTCAGAGAGAATACTTATATTACCTCTGTATCAAGACTCTACAGAGATCAAGTTGATAATGATGGTCAAGACCGAGATATTTCAACACCGCATTTACAGATAGAGAAGTCAAAATTTATCAAGAGAAACTGGGAAATCAGGGGTTATCAGCGAATAGCAGAGGGTTCTCATGTTCCCTTCTGTCTCTTTGCTGAAAATGTAGCACTGGCAACTGGAACATTGGATTCCCCTGGCCGCCTGGAAATTGAAGGGGAAGACTTTCCTTTTGTGTTTCACTCAATGCCTGAATTTGGAGCTGCTATAAGCAAAGGAAAGTTGCGTGGCAAAGTGGATCCAGTGTTAATTGTGGGTTCTGGGCTTACTGCAGCTGATGCAGTACTGTGTGCTTACAACAATAATGTCCCTGTGATTCATGTATTTCGCAGACGAGTAACTGATCCAAGCTTAATTTTCAAACAGCTTCCAAAAAAGCTTTATCCAGAATACCATAAAGTCTATCATATGATGTGTACTCAGTCATATTCTTTAGACTCAAATCTTTTATCTGATTATACCAGTTTTCCTGAGCACCATGTGCTTTCCTTTAAGTCGGACATGAAATGCATTCTTCAAAACATCTCTggattgaagaaaatatttaagcttTCTGCAGCAGTGGTGTTGATAGGTTCTCATCCCAATCTGTCTTTTCTGAAGGAGCAAGGGTGTTACCTGGGCCATAACTCAAGCCAGCCGATCACATGTAAGGGTAATCCTGTGGAAATAGATGCATATACTTACGAGTGTGTTAAAGAAGCCAACCTTTTTGCATTGGGTCCTTTGGTTGGAGACAATTTTGTTCGATTTTTAAAGGGAGGGGCATTGGGTGTTACACGTTGTTTAGCtacaagacagaagaaaaagcagCGTTTATTTGTTgaaagaggagggggagatgGGATAGCTTAA
- the OSGIN2 gene encoding oxidative stress-induced growth inhibitor 2 isoform X3: protein MPVWCCRCSLAGHFRNYSDTETEGEIFNSLVQYFGDNLGRKVKAMPLVEETSLLEDSSVTLPVVVIGNGPSGICLSYMLSGYRPYLSSEAIHPNTILHSKLEEARHLSIVDQNMEGSMLTISFGNWMELPGLKFKDWVSTKRRNLKGDRVMPEEIARYYKHYVKVMGLQKNFRENTYITSVSRLYRDQVDNDGQDRDISTPHLQIEKSKFIKRNWEIRGYQRIAEGSHVPFCLFAENVALATGTLDSPGRLEIEGEDFPFVFHSMPEFGAAISKGKLRGKVDPVLIVGSGLTAADAVLCAYNNNVPVIHVFRRRVTDPSLIFKQLPKKLYPEYHKVYHMMCTQSYSLDSNLLSDYTSFPEHHVLSFKSDMKCILQNISGLKKIFKLSAAVVLIGSHPNLSFLKEQGCYLGHNSSQPITCKGNPVEIDAYTYECVKEANLFALGPLVGDNFVRFLKGGALGVTRCLATRQKKKQRLFVERGGGDGIA from the exons ATGCCCGTGTGGTGTTGCCGCTGCTCTCTGGCCGGTCATTTCAG aaactataGTGACACTGAAACCGAAGGAGAGATTTTTAATTCCTTAGTGCAATATTTTGGTGATAATCTGGGGCGAAAAGTTAAAGCTATGCCATTAGTTGAAGAAACTTCTTTACTTGAAGATTCATCAGTGACTTTGCCTGTGGTAGTAATAG gaaatggaCCCTCAGGAATCTGCCTTTCTTATATGCTGTCAGGCTACAGACCATATTTATCATCAGAAGCAATACATCCAAATACAATCTTACATAGTAAATTAGAAGAAGCAAGACATCTTTCCATTGTTGATCAG AATATGGAAGGCTCCATGTTGACAATCAGCTTTGGAAACTGGATGGAGCTACCTGGACTTAAATTTAAAGATTGGGTGTCTACCAAACGAAG GAACCTAAAGGGGGATCGAGTTATGCCAGAGGAAATAGCTCGCTACTATAAGCACTATGTAAAAGTCATGGGTCTTCAGAAGAATTTCAGAGAGAATACTTATATTACCTCTGTATCAAGACTCTACAGAGATCAAGTTGATAATGATGGTCAAGACCGAGATATTTCAACACCGCATTTACAGATAGAGAAGTCAAAATTTATCAAGAGAAACTGGGAAATCAGGGGTTATCAGCGAATAGCAGAGGGTTCTCATGTTCCCTTCTGTCTCTTTGCTGAAAATGTAGCACTGGCAACTGGAACATTGGATTCCCCTGGCCGCCTGGAAATTGAAGGGGAAGACTTTCCTTTTGTGTTTCACTCAATGCCTGAATTTGGAGCTGCTATAAGCAAAGGAAAGTTGCGTGGCAAAGTGGATCCAGTGTTAATTGTGGGTTCTGGGCTTACTGCAGCTGATGCAGTACTGTGTGCTTACAACAATAATGTCCCTGTGATTCATGTATTTCGCAGACGAGTAACTGATCCAAGCTTAATTTTCAAACAGCTTCCAAAAAAGCTTTATCCAGAATACCATAAAGTCTATCATATGATGTGTACTCAGTCATATTCTTTAGACTCAAATCTTTTATCTGATTATACCAGTTTTCCTGAGCACCATGTGCTTTCCTTTAAGTCGGACATGAAATGCATTCTTCAAAACATCTCTggattgaagaaaatatttaagcttTCTGCAGCAGTGGTGTTGATAGGTTCTCATCCCAATCTGTCTTTTCTGAAGGAGCAAGGGTGTTACCTGGGCCATAACTCAAGCCAGCCGATCACATGTAAGGGTAATCCTGTGGAAATAGATGCATATACTTACGAGTGTGTTAAAGAAGCCAACCTTTTTGCATTGGGTCCTTTGGTTGGAGACAATTTTGTTCGATTTTTAAAGGGAGGGGCATTGGGTGTTACACGTTGTTTAGCtacaagacagaagaaaaagcagCGTTTATTTGTTgaaagaggagggggagatgGGATAGCTTAA
- the OSGIN2 gene encoding oxidative stress-induced growth inhibitor 2 isoform X2, whose protein sequence is MPLVEETSLLEDSSVTLPVVVIGNGPSGICLSYMLSGYRPYLSSEAIHPNTILHSKLEEARHLSIVDQDLEYLSEGLEGRSSNPVAVLFDTLLHPDADFGYDYPSVLHWKLEQHHYIPHLVLGKGPPGGAWHNMEGSMLTISFGNWMELPGLKFKDWVSTKRRNLKGDRVMPEEIARYYKHYVKVMGLQKNFRENTYITSVSRLYRDQVDNDGQDRDISTPHLQIEKSKFIKRNWEIRGYQRIAEGSHVPFCLFAENVALATGTLDSPGRLEIEGEDFPFVFHSMPEFGAAISKGKLRGKVDPVLIVGSGLTAADAVLCAYNNNVPVIHVFRRRVTDPSLIFKQLPKKLYPEYHKVYHMMCTQSYSLDSNLLSDYTSFPEHHVLSFKSDMKCILQNISGLKKIFKLSAAVVLIGSHPNLSFLKEQGCYLGHNSSQPITCKGNPVEIDAYTYECVKEANLFALGPLVGDNFVRFLKGGALGVTRCLATRQKKKQRLFVERGGGDGIA, encoded by the exons ATGCCATTAGTTGAAGAAACTTCTTTACTTGAAGATTCATCAGTGACTTTGCCTGTGGTAGTAATAG gaaatggaCCCTCAGGAATCTGCCTTTCTTATATGCTGTCAGGCTACAGACCATATTTATCATCAGAAGCAATACATCCAAATACAATCTTACATAGTAAATTAGAAGAAGCAAGACATCTTTCCATTGTTGATCAG gACTTAGAGTATTTGTCTGAGGGCCTTGAGGGCCGATCATCCAATCCAGTTGCAGTACTTTTTGACACACTTCTTCATCCAGATGCTGACTTTGGATATGATTATCCATCTGTTTTGCATTGGAAATTAGAACAACATCATTATATTCCTCACTTAGTTCTTGGTAAAGGTCCACCTGGTGGAGCTTGGCAC AATATGGAAGGCTCCATGTTGACAATCAGCTTTGGAAACTGGATGGAGCTACCTGGACTTAAATTTAAAGATTGGGTGTCTACCAAACGAAG GAACCTAAAGGGGGATCGAGTTATGCCAGAGGAAATAGCTCGCTACTATAAGCACTATGTAAAAGTCATGGGTCTTCAGAAGAATTTCAGAGAGAATACTTATATTACCTCTGTATCAAGACTCTACAGAGATCAAGTTGATAATGATGGTCAAGACCGAGATATTTCAACACCGCATTTACAGATAGAGAAGTCAAAATTTATCAAGAGAAACTGGGAAATCAGGGGTTATCAGCGAATAGCAGAGGGTTCTCATGTTCCCTTCTGTCTCTTTGCTGAAAATGTAGCACTGGCAACTGGAACATTGGATTCCCCTGGCCGCCTGGAAATTGAAGGGGAAGACTTTCCTTTTGTGTTTCACTCAATGCCTGAATTTGGAGCTGCTATAAGCAAAGGAAAGTTGCGTGGCAAAGTGGATCCAGTGTTAATTGTGGGTTCTGGGCTTACTGCAGCTGATGCAGTACTGTGTGCTTACAACAATAATGTCCCTGTGATTCATGTATTTCGCAGACGAGTAACTGATCCAAGCTTAATTTTCAAACAGCTTCCAAAAAAGCTTTATCCAGAATACCATAAAGTCTATCATATGATGTGTACTCAGTCATATTCTTTAGACTCAAATCTTTTATCTGATTATACCAGTTTTCCTGAGCACCATGTGCTTTCCTTTAAGTCGGACATGAAATGCATTCTTCAAAACATCTCTggattgaagaaaatatttaagcttTCTGCAGCAGTGGTGTTGATAGGTTCTCATCCCAATCTGTCTTTTCTGAAGGAGCAAGGGTGTTACCTGGGCCATAACTCAAGCCAGCCGATCACATGTAAGGGTAATCCTGTGGAAATAGATGCATATACTTACGAGTGTGTTAAAGAAGCCAACCTTTTTGCATTGGGTCCTTTGGTTGGAGACAATTTTGTTCGATTTTTAAAGGGAGGGGCATTGGGTGTTACACGTTGTTTAGCtacaagacagaagaaaaagcagCGTTTATTTGTTgaaagaggagggggagatgGGATAGCTTAA